The following DNA comes from Nicotiana sylvestris chromosome 10, ASM39365v2, whole genome shotgun sequence.
ATTATATACAGCTGGTAAGAGACTTCCTTTGATCTGATCTTCTCACTTTAAGACCATTTTGAGTAAATTAGATTCTTtaaaaaactttttaaaaataagatccgacttatgttgctcggactctccgaaaatgtcACCGGGTGCGTgttggatcctccaaaagtagtgcatttttgaatggaGGATCCGACACGAGTACGACAACATTTTGGAGAGTCGCGTAACATAGGATCTAACAGAAAGTTTGAACTTAAATATGAAACTCCCTGCATTCGACTATCAAGATTAAACTATGTTACAAAGAATGTAAATTACTAACATAACTTTCCAAAAAAACTCTAATACTTGACTATATAAGTTATATCATGTAATGAACAACATAATCACTATTGTAATGTAAATGCATATCTGATGCAAATTCTACACAAATCCCAACTGCCCATCCCAAATGCAACTTGAATAAGTGGTCAGTCACCAGCACTCATTTTGAAGCTCCAATTGGAGAAAAAGAACTCTCAAACAGGACTAAAATGATATTATATTGATTTTCAGTAATCCCACATGACTGGCTTCAATTATGCAACTTTTTCTTCATAAACAATTACTACTAAACAAACCATAACCAAAGCTCTCAGTAGTGGCCATCAAAAAAACCCCAAAAGGCCAAAATTACTGTCTAGTATTGACCATCATACATCCCATCTCAATTCCTATTATGCAACAGAGGCTAGTCCTGATTAACAGTTGCAGACCAAAAAGCAATTAAAGACAAAAAGCCAGACTCAAACCCCATGTGATTTATGCTACTAATTGCCAAACTTTTACCCCCCCCCCAAAATCAATCAATATTCTTTTCAACAACACAATTCTAAAGATCACATTTTCATTaaaataaacaacaaaaaaaaacccaGTGGAATACCACGAATGAGATATGGAGagagtaatgtgtacgcagacctaaCATCTACCTTACGAAGGATCTACCTTATGAAGGATGAATGTGGAGAGGCTAGTTCCGATAGACCCGGCTCAAAAACAGTAGAAGGAAGCAATAACCAAATAAGTAAAAGGCAGCAGAAGCAAATGTCAAAACATATAATAACCAAGAACACGTAATACGAGACTAGTGTCACTACCGATAATAATGACGCACCGTGTAATAACAAGGAACTAGAAATAGGAAAATATACAACCGTAAGAATTAAAAATAAACAAGTCATCTGTAAATATTTTATTACTATCAATTTCTTGAAGAACAAAAGGTTGAAAATAACATACCATGAAGAAGCCAAAACAAGTTGCCATTAGTCATGAAATCATAGACCAACAACTTCTCATCTCTAGCAAAATAATATGCTTTCAAACCAACCAAATTTGGATGTCTTAGTCTTCCCAAAACTTCCATTTGTTGCTCAAATTCCCTTTTCCCACAAACATTCAATTCTTTCAATCTTTTCACAGCCACTACATTTCCATCATCCAACACTGCCTTATAAGCAGTCCCAAATCCACCTTTCCCCAACATCTCAGCTGAAGCTCTCAGCAAATCCTCGAGCTCAAACCTCTTCGCCCCTTCGAAAAACACCATCTTCCCCCTCTCGAACCCGCCCGCTTGGCCCTGACCCGAGCCCGTATTCGGATACGGGCTCGACGAGTACACAATCTTCTCACCTTCAAGAATCTGTGACCCATGTTTCTGAGATGACATTTTCCGAGTGCAGAAGAAACAGTAGAGCaataaacaaacaacaacaagaaCAAACACATCCCCGAGTATAATCGCAATTATTGCTAATGAACTCATCTTACTTCCATTGCTATGACGTGTTACTTTTGGACTAGCGGATGTTGTGGTCACAGGCAATATACTAGGAGAAGACGCTACAGTACTTTTTGGACTCACCGGAGCTGCCATTGTCGGGTCACGAGGAATATTCACCGCACATTTTGGCAACGGAGAACCACAAAGAACCCGGTTTTTAACAAATGCAGAAACCGGAAAACCAGAAAGCGAAATGGGTATTTCCCCAACAAGTTTATTACCCGAAACATTAAACTCTTGAAGGTTAGATAGCTTAACCCCAGAAATCTCACCGGAAAAATCATTTTCTTCTAAACGAAGAGTAAGCAAATGAGTTAAACGGTTTACACTCGCCGGAATCTCACCGGAAAAGTTATTATACGAAAGATCAAGCCGGTACAGCTTAAAAAGAGACGTTAAAGACACAGGAAAATCCCCAGAAAACTCATTATGCGAAAGAAACAGAAGTTTAAGAGCTGTAAGGTTAGAAAGATTCGGAACAGGACCTGAAAATTGGTTGTTTTTTAAGCTAAGTACACGAAGCTCTTTTAAAAATGAAAGGTTTTGAAAAGACCCTTTAAGGTTAAGATTTTCAAGAACGAGACGAGAGACTCGGTTGTTTAGACATGAAACTCCAGTCCATGTACATGGGTTAGTGCTTGAGTTCCAGTTTGAAAGTGAGTTGGTTGAATCACAAGCTGATTTGAAAGCTAGTAATGGTTGAATATCTGGGttaagagaagaagaaaattggagaaaagagaagaggaagaagaaggagatagCTGTGTAATGGAGTTTTGTAGCCATTGAAGAGAGAGTGAAGGAGAGAGAGAGTGGAGAGTGTAGAGTGTGAAGAAGTAGGGAAAGAGAGAAGGTGGTAACGGGAAGGAGGAGTTGAGTGTAATTAATGTATGAAAATAATGTCACATTTCAGGATAATTAATGCTGGCTCGTATTTTAGTACTACTACTATAGTCTctagtctttttatttttattttttttaatgtttAAAATAAGTGCTTTTAACATATTTTGCTTCGATCAAATATAATTATAATCGCTAAATAAATATATTCTACATATATTAATTTATTCCTCGTCTAAAAGTATCCAAATTTTGATGCCCTCGAATTGTATAAGAGCAATAATCAATGTATCTGCTTGTTCTATTAATTCAATAGCCTTTTTCCCTTCTTTTCGAAAGGAAATTTTATTCTTTAATTGCCCAGCTATAAATTCTGCAAGAATGTTAGAGTTTTCATAAAGTTTTGCATTTCTTGTGACGAGAATActttatatattaatatataaaaatataaacttCCAAAATAATAACACTACATTAGGTCCATTGTCTTATCACACAAAACTATTTAATAAGTTCGTTACACGTATTATTTGACTAAGTTATTCTTTACATTTTCTCACATTATTCTTTATCCCTACTCAGGTTTTTTAGATCATTTTTTGAAATCGgaatatatttttataaaaattattttatgccttttttatttttaatataatacttattttggaccaaattcGAAACGCTAAAATGATACTCTACTCCTCAATCTTATTCTATTTTCAAATTATAATCTCTTTTAACTTGTGGAACTAAGCTCATACTTCTATCAATTGAGTAGACCAAGCTCCTtgcagcttgtttggatggttgttatatATCGTATCGTATTATATtatattgtactgtatcgtttgatgaatataatatttggataaaCTCTATCATTTGTCATCGTTTTATGATATTACACATCAGCAATACGAagaataaacttgtaatattattaaaaaaattatgatacgaggtagaattattatataaaaagatagGAGAAATTATAAAATAAGATTATTTATTAATAATGAAGGACAAGATGGGAGGGAAAAAAATAAcaacgcgaccacaccaaatcagtTGTTACGTAACCAAGAATTTAACGAtacaatataataaaatttaagtaacaataaaaaaattatatttaaaataacaatacgatacaatataaaggcaacaaccatccaaacaagctgttaagaGCATATTGTCCCCTTTCCGGTGAAAGAAGGAGGTTAAAATGGATCCAAAATAATACTATTAATAATACATTTGAGCttaaatgattttaaactagTTATGTGTCACTTACCATCTTTTGTAGGTTACTAATTTAGAAtgataagaaaataaaaataaagactaGCTAAATTAGAATGATCATAATCGTTGGTATTTGTGTAACATGATACAATAAAGATTCAGtagtgtatatatattttttaaatctaAGGATGAAAATCTCATAAACAACATTAGTTTTAAAATTCACAAGAAATTTAAAGCAGTAAGATATTTGATGTTCagtttcaaaaaaataaataaataaataaataaaaagtgtAGGGAGTAATAATTATCTCATTTTAGTCATTGACTTTAAATCAATGAAGAGGTTTTATCCCATTCATGAGGTGAATAACGTATTTCTAGAAAATTTATAAAGTTACTAATAAATTATACTATAGTTTATTACAAAACTTATTAGTTGAATTTAGCTATTTGTTCGAGTCACAACTTAAATATTTTTCCATAACATTATAGCAAATATAAAAATTGGCAGCTCGGTACATAATGCATCACACGTTCATGCACACCAGGGGCAAAACTACACGCTGCTAAGGGTAATCAATTGACTACCATTCGTTGAAAAATTACATTGCATATATAAGGTAAATATTAGATTTTAAAGATATATAATATGTACTGAACACCATTTATCGGGGATTTCttttacttctttcaagtttgaacataCGGAATTTTTTTGGCTCGCCGCTGATGCACACTATAGCAAATATAACTATATATAACCAAATAAAGATTAAAGAATCCTAGCATGTACCTTTAATATAtaagaaaaattaaaagaagatgAATATTTTAAAACTTTTGTACTATGCAAATGTTTGTCCGTTGATTATGGGCGAAGCTACATGTTGTAAAGGGTGGTCCCTTAGTCGGAAAAAATTACATTGcgtatataagtaaaatattacattttagaggtatataatatatattgaacACTCTTTCTCGGAGATTTTTTTCACTTATTTCAAGTTTAAACACCCTTGAGTAAATTCCTGGCTTCGCCACTGTCGTTGATGCATATTTTCCTTTCTTAAATTCATATATAATTTTGATATTAACCAAAATAAAGGGAAAAAAAAAGATAGAGGAAGTGCATGCTAGGGCTTAGCTTTAGTGGTAGATGTGTCCTGAAAATGAGAAAAAAGGTCCATAAAGAAACAAAGCAACGTTCTTTTGGTCTCCTTGAAATTCTCCATTTTTCACTTTTGCTTTTTGGGTACAAAAGATTTCTTGCCTATTTGTATTGTCACTTCTACAGCAGTTCTACTACTGTCACCTAAGAACGAACCCCTTTTTCAACCAGGACAACCTAGACTGTTTCTAAATAGAAACACggtatccttccctccaagaacttcccaccttgctcttggggaaaCTCGAACTCACAACTTCTCGGTTGAAAGTGAGAGTTGCTTATCATCGGAGCAACCCCTCGTATCTGTCTTTTTTCCTCTATCACTATTTTAAAACAACGGACAATTTGTCTACATTTTACAAAACCATTAATTATTTATGGGCAAATGAGAATTCATAAAATTTAGCGGCATTTGaacataaaaattgtaaaatttcaaaataatttttttttcttatttgaaaAACACATGTTTTAGGATATGAAAATAATTTtgagttatttttgaatttttgtgagcaaTTGAGTGAaattttttatatgtatttttactaGAATTTTTAACTTTTAAGTTATACTAGTCTTAggatacgcgcgttgcgcgtgtactTATCTAAATGAGTAAAAAGTGTTTTAAAAATCATTCGAATGTTATATTAACAATAATTTTTTGGTGCTAATGTTTGAGTTATAAATAAAGTGTAAGtttctaaaaatgaaaaatattgatCTTATATATCTaattcaagaaagaaaaaaactgCCACGTAGAAGTTCTAAATCATCCATTAGGAATCGCAGGATTAGTTATTGCAGTGATTTTTTATTCCTATAGAATAATGGGATAACGATCCCAGGATAACTAATTTCGGGATAATCTGAGGTAACTTGTAtccaaccaaacaacccctttTCAACTTAAGATTATATGGACATCACTAAGTTAGCATTAGGTTttatgattttattatttttaattattttcttgatGTAAAAACTTGGAATTTgacctttttcttatttatagAATTCGCCTATGAGCACATGATTTAGCGGTATTAAAAAGAATGcggaaaatattaaaaaaataaatgtgATCATTTataaaaatgatatttatttgataatttttgggggtgggggtgggtaaTTAGTccttataattattttattttgtaacaTGTTTCATATTATGAAAATTTTCATCTCTAAGTTTCTcatcaatattttttttttacttttgcaATTAAATGATAATTTTATTCAATGTGAAATCTCTATCTTTCAAGTTTAAATCACATTGAATACAAATATATATTCACATTGTCTAGGTCTAAACCCAATTGAAGTCTAATTCTTGTTTGCTTCTTCCGAACacagaaagaaaaactcaaaaaaaaaaaatatgatgCATTTTATTCATCTCAAACAGGGATTGTGACAAATAAAAATTCATGGAGGTATACCAACTTTCAGCCTCATAACATTGATCAATCTTTACAGACGCTAAATTAGCACTTTCAGATTTATTCTTGTGACCTTTAGATAGATTAATAGAAATTCCTGTCATGGGAAGATGACAATTTTTTCCTTTGAGCAAAAAAAGGGACACAATAATAGAAGTCCGAAGAGAAGGAAAAAGCGTTAggaaaatttttaaaagaaattttatccaaaaactatttttctaaatttaattttttaaaatattgttGTATAATTTAATACATCTGCTTTgcaaatttaatttattttagtaACAACACACTGGTCACAAAGATTGAACAAAAAGATTCAAGACCCACTTTCTAACTTATTAACTAAAAGTATCGTTTCAATCAGaacaaaaaaagatgaaaaataaggAGATTTACACAATGCATCAAACAAAAGAAATCATAAATCCACATGAAACCATAAACTTTCACCTAAAATTCAAATAAGAAACATAAATTCCGATATCATTCTCATGACTTTCTTCATAATATACATACAAACAAAATGACCTTTTATTGAATAAGTAAATTATTCGTGAAATGAAACACTAACATTATTTTCTAACTTTTTAGTAATTTGGAGAGTCCTAAAAATTGAAAGGCTCGAAACTTTACCTAAAATATCTAGAATTAATCGGGTAAATTGTTATgttaatataaaaattaattaatttctaagtcctaaatattagaaaaataattaaatgactattttgaaATATTAGGAAATAATTAACCGACTATCCCTAAATATTAGGAGAAACagttaaataactattttgtcAAATATGAAGTCTATTTTATTTATGGGAAATATATTCTACGAAGCCGAAAAGTTTGTgacaaataaaaaaagaaaattcaaaacaaagaGAAGTACAATAATCAAGCACAAAAAAGGTAGAAAGCGCTCTTATTTGGAAGTTCAAGATATGTTTGAAGATTAATGATTTGGTCTAACGACAAAAGGCAAAGTTTGGGACTTTGATTAGATTTATGATTTGTTTAATTTGTCTTTCACACTTTCTTATatgaaatgaataaataaattatGACCTTCTGTTTCTCTTCTTGTCTCCAACGTGGGGCCAAATCAATGCTATAATTTGCTTGATTTCATGCAACATTTCCCATGTATCactttattttaatatatactttagcactttttctttatttctttgaaTAAAGAAGCCTTTAATTCTAATGGAGCCTTCAATTTTGATGGTGCTGTTCAAGAATTTAGCTCCAGAAAGTTAAAGGGGAGCGGCAAAAGCAATTGAAAGGGAAATATCCATGAAACCTCTTCTTGGCACGATTTTCTGATATCTTATTTTCTTTAATGTAAAAATTTACAAATCTAGTAAAATGTGTCTTGATAATAAAATTAATTTGTTTTggaaaatgacactgtatagtcCCTCTCAAAACAATagccgaatatatatatatatatatatatacacacacacatgtTTGCGGTTGACGGATATAAATAGTTTCGGCCGCGGGCTAAAAATAATCTTTGCCCAAGTTGTTTTGGCCAACCCGAGATTATAATGGGAGTTTTGCATTTGTGCCCGTTTTTGGGGTCACAATTGATCCTATACGCACTTCGCAAAAAGATTGCAAGTCTACCCACTTTATGATCAACTTTAGACTTATCGGGTCTGAAGTTTAAAAAATTAGTCTAAAGTGAAAAAATTACACTTCAGATGAACTTAAGGCCTAATAGGCCTGAAGTGCAACTAATGGTTCATGCATTTAAGGTCAATAAGtttgaagtgaaaaattgcacttcagatgcacttaagatCAAAAAGTCTGAAGTGCAACAAACGTTTTCATACACTTAAgaccaataagtctgaagtgcaacaaacgttttcatacacttaagaccaataagtctgaagtgaaaaattgcacttcagatgcacttaagaccaaataggtctgaagtgcaaccaatgGTTTCATGCCTTTAAGGCCAATAAGTGCGAAgtaaaaaattgcacttcagatgcacttaagacCAAAAAGTTAAGTGCAACAAACGTTTTCttacacttaaggccaataacTCTAAAGTGAGAATTTTgtacttcagatgcacttaaggccaaaaggtctgaagtgcaaccaacGTTTTCATGCACTTAAAGGCAAAATAGGCCTGAAGTGCAAATTGTCAAGAAACAGTAATTTGTTCTTCGAATTTTAACAATCCCCAATATACGATTTAATACTTAAATCTACTcaaaatgagctcaaatttgaaatataacctccaaatatcatcaagaacaaaccccaatcatcaatttgtcaaaacaacaataaatctaACGAACTATTTtgcaattaagaaaaaaaaacctAAGTAATAGCAAAAATAAAGTGCCACAACAGCTCATCACTCTAAAACATCATAAACTACCTTAAAATATATTCACAAACGTCATATAGAATTACCGTTACCCGaaaaagaaggaggaggagaaaaaaAGTCTGAAGTTGTTTAAACAGTGGGTACAAgtttaaagaaatttaaaaaatgcGTACAAATTAAATGGGGGCAACCAAATAGGGTGTCTGTGCAAAATTACGATTTAATTTAGAAATTAAAATCCGAAACACATCTTGATATTAAAGGTGTTATATCAGTTTGCTTGACTTGGAAGTTTAACGTTAAATCTCAAGTTCtcatttgaaaataaaatgaagcTGAGAGATTGTATGGTTCATTATAAATGTTCTTTTTCTTACACTATCCTTTTCACATATTGGTAAAAAATAAcaccaaaaatcaataaataaaacaCAAGATTGTTAATAggtccattttttttaaaattcaaactgTAATTAGCCATGAGAGATCATTTTCTCGAAGTAAATAAATTTGTATTTAACCTATCCTAGTAAAATGATGAGAACATTAAATCCCTAATTTGTAGCAAGAAAATATTCTGGCGAACTTAAGAAAACACCATAGCTTGGACAACAGTATTAATAGGCCTCAGCTAGCCCAATTGTACCCGTTCTTGGACTCTCATACATGTCTTTGGGCCTGagattttacaaaaaaaaattaaaaaattaacccaaatagccgtTCACCTAAAAATAGCTGGCAGATGCATAATATATGTGTAATTcatgtataatatgtgtataactgTGTATAATCgatatataatctatgtatatcggTTTGAAAAAGTAAACACTGAATCTAACAGGCTATTTGTGTAACAATCCCTTTAAAAACGTGAGGCTTTCATGGTAATTTGTTCTTACCTTTGGGGTTGTTTGGTACAATAGTAAAAATATCCCATGTAATTAGTTATTTTACCTTTTATATGAGATAACTAGTCCCATCATTTAGTATAAAAGTTATCCCCGGATTAGCGAATATCCCAAACCAAACATAGGATAAAGTTAATCACAAACTTTTATCTCGGGATTATTATCCTTATCACATGCACCAAACACCTATTAATTTGTGTAGATGTCGGCTCTGCGAGGGGCTGGTCTTAGCCAAATGTCCCcaaaattgtgatgacccaaagagtcatcttctgttttagaactcgaatccgtgttccgaggccttaaaaacctcattgtagctcacctcgatttgcatgcgcagtccgggcgtgattccggaaagcttttatttggaaaatttatgaaataacaattttagcctaaaaagttgattttagttgactttggtcaacgttttgggtaaacagacccggacccgtattTTGACGATCCCgtaggtccgtagtaaaatatgggacctgggcgtatgatcgaaatcaaatttcgaggtccctagcccgagaaatgaatttttgatgaaaattgtaaaACTGAAATTATAAaggttttaagaatttggttaataATTGATTTTGTTGATACCGGACCCGTATTATGGTTCCGGAGCTCGATAAAGGTCTGTTATGATATTTGTATcctatttgtgaaatttggtgagaaacgaaatttatttgacgtgattcggaccttgggttgagaaaatagaaattttgaaactttcttgaaaatttcatataatttggtgctaaattcgcagttttaggtattattttggcgatttgatcgcacgagcaagtccgtatgatgtttttagacttgtatgcatgtttggtttggaggcCCGAGTgttcaggtgagtttcagataggcttcgggatgttttggacttgggaaattttggtttttctagAGCTTCAGCACTtgttggtttccttcttcgcgttttgAGAAGCTTCTCACGCGAACATGAAGAGTAAA
Coding sequences within:
- the LOC104218271 gene encoding probable leucine-rich repeat receptor-like protein kinase At1g68400; translation: MATKLHYTAISFFFLFSFLQFSSSLNPDIQPLLAFKSACDSTNSLSNWNSSTNPCTWTGVSCLNNRVSRLVLENLNLKGSFQNLSFLKELRVLSLKNNQFSGPVPNLSNLTALKLLFLSHNEFSGDFPVSLTSLFKLYRLDLSYNNFSGEIPASVNRLTHLLTLRLEENDFSGEISGVKLSNLQEFNVSGNKLVGEIPISLSGFPVSAFVKNRVLCGSPLPKCAVNIPRDPTMAAPVSPKSTVASSPSILPVTTTSASPKVTRHSNGSKMSSLAIIAIILGDVFVLVVVCLLLYCFFCTRKMSSQKHGSQILEGEKIVYSSSPYPNTGSGQGQAGGFERGKMVFFEGAKRFELEDLLRASAEMLGKGGFGTAYKAVLDDGNVVAVKRLKELNVCGKREFEQQMEVLGRLRHPNLVGLKAYYFARDEKLLVYDFMTNGNLFWLLHGNRGPGRTPLDWTTRLKIAAGAARGLAFIHNSCKSLKLTHGNIKSTNILIDKGGNARVSDFGLAIFATPSSVPKTNGYRAPEVALDGRKITQKSDVYSFGVLLLELLTGKCPSVVDNGGLGTGYGGVVDLPRWVQSVVREEWTAEVFDLELMRYKDIEEEMVGLLQIAMACTAASPDQRPKINYVVKMIEELRGVEVSPSHDTADSVSDSPAVSEDNTCGASQ